In Deinococcota bacterium, a single window of DNA contains:
- a CDS encoding class I SAM-dependent methyltransferase, protein LKGGRTPAVLDATAGMGRDAFVLAALGCHVTLLERSPVVGALLEDGLARARRDPKTAPVAARMRLHGGDAAAFLAGLAERPEVVYLDPMYPHRGESALPKKEMRLFRALVGDDRDAPALLEAARRRARGRVVVKRPRAAEPLAGPAPDLSVMSKNTRFDVYLRAG, encoded by the coding sequence GCCTCAAAGGGGGCAGGACGCCGGCCGTCCTCGACGCCACCGCGGGGATGGGGCGTGACGCCTTCGTCCTGGCGGCGCTGGGCTGCCACGTCACCCTGCTCGAGCGCTCGCCGGTGGTGGGAGCTCTCCTTGAGGACGGCTTGGCGCGGGCCCGCCGCGACCCGAAAACCGCGCCCGTCGCCGCGCGGATGAGGCTTCACGGCGGTGACGCGGCAGCCTTCTTGGCCGGCCTGGCCGAGCGGCCGGAGGTTGTTTACTTGGACCCCATGTACCCCCACCGCGGAGAGTCGGCCTTGCCGAAAAAGGAGATGCGGCTCTTTCGCGCCCTCGTCGGCGACGATAGGGACGCGCCCGCCCTGCTCGAGGCGGCGAGGCGTCGCGCCCGTGGGCGGGTGGTCGTCAAGCGACCACGGGCGGCCGAGCCCTTGGCGGGCCCTGCGCCCGACCTGAGCGTGATGAGCAAGAACACCCGCTTCGATGTGTATCTTCGCGCCGGCTAG
- a CDS encoding 3-hydroxyacyl-CoA dehydrogenase family protein: MADTIIDTAIDTVAVLGAGTMGGGIAAVLLMHGLEVRLYDPSSEALEKARRRAVKRSDEAVVAERLVLSTAVGEAAAGADYIIEAAPERLELKESLFRQLDDAAPAHAVLATNTSELSVTALAAVTRRPDKVIGMHWFNPPERMKLIEIVRAVQTSDETLRLTEGLSRRCGKETVVVKDVQGFVTTRALAALLGEAMRMLEEGVASAPDIDTAVKLGLNHPMGPLELADYVGLDTMLYISESMTEALGERFRATQTLRKLVEAGRLGRKSGRGFYDYEPR, translated from the coding sequence ATGGCCGACACCATAATCGACACCGCAATCGACACCGTCGCTGTCCTCGGCGCGGGCACCATGGGCGGCGGTATCGCCGCCGTCCTGCTCATGCACGGCCTCGAGGTGAGGCTCTACGACCCCTCGAGCGAGGCCTTGGAGAAGGCCAGAAGGCGCGCCGTGAAGCGCAGCGACGAGGCGGTGGTGGCGGAGCGGCTCGTCCTGAGCACGGCGGTCGGCGAAGCCGCCGCCGGGGCCGACTACATAATCGAGGCGGCGCCCGAAAGGCTCGAGCTGAAAGAGAGCCTCTTTCGCCAGCTCGACGACGCCGCGCCCGCGCACGCGGTCTTGGCGACCAACACCAGCGAGCTGTCGGTGACCGCCCTCGCCGCCGTGACGAGGCGGCCCGACAAGGTCATCGGCATGCACTGGTTCAACCCGCCCGAGCGCATGAAGCTGATCGAGATCGTGCGGGCGGTGCAGACCTCCGACGAGACCCTGAGGCTGACCGAGGGGCTCTCGCGGCGCTGCGGCAAGGAGACCGTGGTGGTCAAAGACGTCCAGGGCTTCGTCACCACCCGCGCCTTGGCGGCCCTGCTGGGCGAGGCCATGCGCATGCTCGAGGAGGGCGTCGCCAGCGCGCCTGACATCGACACTGCCGTCAAGCTGGGCCTCAACCACCCGATGGGCCCCTTGGAGCTCGCCGACTACGTCGGCCTCGACACCATGCTCTACATCTCCGAGTCGATGACCGAGGCCCTGGGCGAGAGGTTCCGTGCCACCCAGACGCTGCGCAAGCTCGTCGAGGCGGGCCGGCTCGGGCGCAAGAGCGGCCGGGGCTTCTACGATTACGAGCCGCGCTGA
- the argB gene encoding acetylglutamate kinase produces MVIKYGGSAMTDPALRRAVASEIGALRERRPVVVHGGGPFIQEALSRAGLESRFVRGLRVTTAESLEVVEAVLTRLSKRLAQEIGGAVGLSGRDAQLLVGKVLIPELGRVGEITRVNAGLLGRLLAAELIPVVACLAATEAGDDVLNVNADSVAGAVAGTLRAPVVFLSDVPGVLDDPADAGSLLPTLDAAEIAARIADGRIAGGMIPKVEAALAALRRGASFAVIADGRNPAALRAAIAGEAGTRVVSLRPPGPR; encoded by the coding sequence ATCGTCATCAAATACGGCGGCAGCGCCATGACCGACCCGGCCTTGCGGCGCGCGGTCGCGAGCGAGATCGGCGCCTTGAGAGAACGGAGGCCGGTGGTGGTGCATGGCGGCGGCCCTTTTATCCAAGAGGCGCTGTCACGCGCCGGCCTGGAGAGCCGCTTCGTGCGGGGCCTGCGCGTGACGACGGCCGAGAGCCTGGAGGTCGTCGAGGCGGTCCTTACTCGCCTTTCCAAGAGGCTGGCCCAGGAGATCGGTGGGGCCGTGGGGCTGAGCGGGCGGGACGCGCAGCTGCTCGTCGGCAAGGTGCTCATACCCGAGCTCGGCCGCGTCGGCGAGATCACCAGGGTCAATGCTGGCCTACTGGGGCGCTTGCTGGCGGCAGAGCTCATCCCGGTCGTCGCCTGTCTTGCCGCGACCGAGGCGGGCGACGACGTGTTGAACGTCAACGCCGACAGCGTGGCAGGCGCGGTCGCCGGTACCCTCCGCGCACCCGTGGTCTTTTTGAGCGACGTGCCGGGCGTCCTTGACGACCCCGCGGACGCGGGCAGCCTGCTACCCACCCTGGACGCCGCCGAGATCGCGGCGCGTATAGCGGACGGGCGCATCGCCGGCGGCATGATTCCCAAGGTCGAGGCGGCCCTGGCGGCCTTGCGGCGCGGCGCGAGCTTTGCCGTCATCGCCGACGGACGCAATCCCGCGGCTCTGCGAGCGGCTATCGCGGGGGAAGCCGGCACCCGCGTGGTCAGTTTAAGGCCACCAGGCCCCCGCTAG
- a CDS encoding phosphoglucomutase/phosphomannomutase family protein codes for MDPLVFGTDGWRDIIGDRFTFANVGRAAQAYADYLLERGEHLVVVGYDTRFNGDLFARRVAEVMAANGLSVLLSRGYLPTPALSFAVKHYGAGGGVMLTASHNPPAYSGFKLKGPYGGTATQDIYENVSAKVEAIGTERVRPYGGETLEFFDIRKPYYDALATLVDIAALGNFSGLVWHDSMGGAGAGWLTGFVKHARLDFEVRELHALPSPTFYGVNPEPIAPNLASLQASLQDGPAVFGAATDGDADRLGLVLPGGRFFNSHQIFAVLLDLMSRRGERGRVVKTFTVSRLVERLAEARGLPVTETPVGFKYIVDAMLAGDVLIGGEESGGLGVAGHLPERDGLANSLLMLEAVVKSGQGLADLFGDLEAEAGWRHAYDRLDLQLPSAALKDAVVAALQDPPEDFADRLVVSVERRDGVKLNLGSDAWLLFRASGTEPALRIYCEAPSEEAVREILGAARRFVDGLQR; via the coding sequence ATGGATCCCTTGGTGTTCGGTACCGACGGCTGGCGCGACATCATCGGCGACAGGTTTACATTTGCCAACGTGGGCCGCGCCGCTCAAGCTTACGCCGACTATCTCCTGGAGCGCGGCGAGCACCTGGTGGTCGTCGGCTACGACACGCGCTTTAATGGCGACCTGTTCGCCCGGCGGGTCGCGGAGGTGATGGCGGCGAACGGCCTATCGGTCCTGCTCTCGCGTGGCTACCTGCCCACGCCCGCGCTCTCCTTTGCGGTGAAACACTATGGCGCGGGCGGCGGGGTGATGCTGACGGCCTCGCACAACCCGCCCGCCTACTCGGGCTTCAAGCTGAAGGGGCCCTACGGCGGTACGGCGACCCAGGACATCTATGAGAACGTGAGCGCCAAAGTCGAGGCCATCGGAACCGAACGCGTTCGGCCCTACGGCGGTGAGACGCTCGAGTTCTTCGATATCCGCAAGCCCTACTACGACGCCCTGGCAACGCTCGTGGACATAGCCGCGCTGGGCAACTTTTCCGGTCTCGTCTGGCACGACAGCATGGGCGGCGCCGGCGCGGGCTGGCTGACGGGCTTCGTCAAGCACGCCCGGCTGGACTTCGAAGTCCGCGAGCTGCATGCGCTGCCCAGCCCGACCTTCTACGGCGTCAACCCCGAGCCCATCGCGCCCAACCTGGCCTCGCTCCAGGCCAGCCTGCAAGACGGCCCGGCGGTCTTCGGCGCCGCCACCGACGGCGACGCCGACCGGCTCGGTCTGGTCCTGCCCGGCGGGCGCTTCTTCAACTCGCATCAGATCTTCGCGGTGCTCCTAGATCTCATGAGCCGGCGCGGCGAGCGCGGCCGGGTGGTCAAGACCTTTACCGTCTCGAGGCTGGTCGAGCGCCTGGCCGAGGCGCGCGGCCTGCCGGTCACCGAGACGCCGGTGGGCTTCAAATACATCGTGGACGCCATGCTGGCGGGCGACGTCTTGATCGGCGGCGAGGAGTCCGGCGGCCTCGGCGTGGCCGGGCACCTGCCCGAGCGCGACGGCCTCGCCAACAGCCTGTTGATGCTCGAGGCGGTGGTCAAGAGCGGCCAAGGGCTCGCCGATCTGTTTGGCGACCTCGAGGCGGAGGCGGGCTGGCGGCACGCCTACGACCGCCTCGACCTCCAGCTGCCGTCCGCCGCCCTCAAGGACGCGGTGGTGGCCGCGCTCCAAGACCCCCCCGAGGATTTCGCCGACCGGCTCGTCGTCTCGGTCGAGCGCCGCGACGGCGTCAAGCTCAACCTGGGCTCGGACGCCTGGCTGCTCTTTCGTGCCAGCGGCACCGAACCCGCCCTGCGCATCTACTGCGAGGCGCCGAGCGAGGAGGCGGTCAGGGAGATTCTGGGGGCCGCCAGGCGCTTTGTGGACGGGTTGCAGCGTTGA
- a CDS encoding lysophospholipase — protein sequence MLILKWLVLTGILLVSVAALTVGWHFSSRILAVESPAFRPEFEILEVLEGAVVLPRTERTGRQGLYGLRWENGRALLSDVLAEDEESVRRRYEPLEGTPPRAGDSAQMDSYLYGGDPRSSLGLGFESLVLRGEAGDLHAWWLGGEVGTAVIMLHGRGAGRHESLRTLPAVLAGGYGALLLAYRNHDGSAPSPDGFHHYGKSEWRDVMSAVDYLVETQSIERVVLYGFSMGGAVALEAARELSRRELALGGPDSLLAGIILDAPMLDVNAAIREGAVRLGLPLPGPLARLALLVARLRTGIDWTALDKRRTLREVHAPILLIHGVADAVTPVHVSDEFAALAPQQVRYHRVLGAGHVESWNQDPASYEGWIRDFLGEVATVQRSVAR from the coding sequence ATGCTCATCCTCAAGTGGCTCGTCCTTACGGGGATTCTCCTGGTCTCGGTCGCGGCTCTCACGGTGGGCTGGCACTTCTCGAGCCGCATTCTGGCGGTGGAGTCGCCCGCCTTTCGCCCCGAATTCGAGATCCTCGAGGTCCTAGAGGGCGCCGTCGTCTTGCCCCGCACCGAGCGGACGGGGCGCCAGGGGCTCTACGGCCTGCGCTGGGAGAACGGCCGGGCTCTGCTCAGCGATGTCCTAGCGGAGGATGAGGAGAGCGTGCGTCGCCGCTATGAGCCGCTCGAGGGAACGCCGCCGCGGGCGGGCGACAGTGCCCAGATGGACAGCTACCTCTACGGCGGCGATCCGCGCTCGAGCCTCGGCTTGGGCTTCGAGTCCCTCGTCCTGCGCGGCGAAGCGGGCGACCTGCACGCTTGGTGGTTGGGCGGCGAGGTGGGGACCGCCGTCATCATGCTGCACGGCCGCGGGGCCGGCCGCCACGAGAGCCTGCGCACCCTGCCCGCCGTGCTCGCGGGCGGCTACGGCGCGCTGCTCCTGGCCTACCGCAACCACGACGGCAGCGCGCCCTCCCCCGACGGCTTTCACCACTACGGGAAGAGCGAGTGGCGCGACGTGATGAGCGCCGTGGATTACCTCGTCGAGACCCAGAGTATCGAGCGCGTGGTCCTCTACGGTTTTTCGATGGGTGGCGCGGTGGCGCTCGAGGCCGCTCGGGAGCTCAGCCGACGTGAGCTCGCCCTGGGCGGCCCCGACAGTCTGCTGGCCGGCATCATCCTCGACGCGCCGATGCTCGATGTGAACGCCGCCATCAGGGAGGGCGCGGTGAGGCTGGGTTTGCCCCTGCCCGGCCCGCTCGCGCGCTTGGCGCTCCTGGTCGCGCGCCTGCGCACCGGCATCGACTGGACGGCCCTGGACAAGCGCCGCACGCTGCGCGAGGTTCACGCGCCCATCCTCTTGATCCACGGCGTGGCCGATGCCGTGACGCCGGTCCATGTGAGCGACGAGTTCGCGGCGCTGGCGCCGCAGCAGGTCCGCTACCACCGCGTCCTGGGCGCCGGGCACGTCGAGAGCTGGAACCAGGACCCGGCGAGCTACGAGGGCTGGATCCGCGACTTCCTGGGCGAGGTAGCGACTGTGCAACGCAGCGTCGCCCGTTAG
- a CDS encoding aminopeptidase P family protein, with protein sequence MTPTKLRRLREAVAQTGAQALLVTEPANVRYLSAFSSPADGRVLVTEERAVLLTDARYIVQAQEEARGEVAILPRNWPAELSGLLGGRRLALEADHLSFASFKKMAQLLEQEPVASEGLVAELRLVKEPAEIDLLRQAARLTDEAFGHILGFIGVGRREVEVAVELERFMRLQGAESKSFEIIVASGARSAMPHGVASSKVIAAGELVTLDFGAKVAGYHADMTRAVAVGEVNGRLRELFDATLRAQETVLAAVAPGQDGKDLDALARGVLAEAGLESYLAHGLGHGVGLSIHEGPSLRKELSQRLQAGMTVTVEPGVYLPGFGGVRIEDLVVVTADGAETLSKSPKTWLQC encoded by the coding sequence ATGACTCCGACCAAGCTAAGGCGGCTGCGCGAGGCCGTCGCCCAAACGGGCGCCCAGGCGCTCCTCGTCACCGAGCCGGCCAACGTCCGCTACCTGTCCGCTTTCAGCTCTCCCGCCGACGGCCGCGTGCTCGTCACCGAGGAACGGGCGGTCCTCCTCACCGACGCGCGCTACATCGTGCAGGCGCAGGAGGAAGCGCGCGGCGAGGTCGCCATCTTGCCCAGGAACTGGCCCGCGGAGCTCTCCGGGCTCCTGGGCGGCCGCCGTTTGGCGCTCGAGGCCGACCACCTGAGCTTCGCCTCGTTCAAGAAGATGGCGCAGCTTCTAGAGCAGGAACCCGTCGCCAGCGAAGGGCTGGTGGCGGAACTCAGGCTCGTCAAGGAGCCCGCCGAGATCGACCTCCTGCGCCAGGCGGCGAGGCTCACCGACGAGGCCTTTGGCCATATCCTGGGCTTTATAGGGGTGGGCAGGCGCGAGGTCGAGGTGGCGGTCGAGCTCGAGCGCTTCATGCGCCTACAGGGCGCCGAGAGCAAGAGCTTCGAGATCATCGTGGCGAGCGGCGCCCGCAGCGCCATGCCCCACGGCGTGGCCTCGAGCAAGGTCATCGCGGCGGGCGAGCTCGTCACCCTCGACTTCGGCGCCAAGGTGGCCGGCTACCACGCCGACATGACCCGCGCGGTCGCCGTCGGCGAGGTGAACGGGCGCCTGCGCGAGCTCTTTGACGCCACGCTGCGCGCGCAGGAGACGGTCCTGGCCGCCGTCGCGCCCGGCCAGGACGGCAAGGATTTGGACGCGCTCGCTCGAGGCGTGCTGGCCGAGGCGGGTCTGGAGAGTTACCTCGCCCACGGCCTCGGCCACGGGGTCGGCCTGAGCATCCACGAAGGTCCGAGCCTGAGAAAAGAGCTATCGCAGCGGCTCCAAGCCGGCATGACGGTGACGGTCGAGCCCGGCGTTTATCTTCCCGGCTTTGGCGGCGTGCGCATCGAGGACCTCGTTGTGGTTACCGCGGACGGCGCCGAAACGCTGTCGAAAAGCCCCAAAACCTGGCTGCAATGCTAG
- the tpiA gene encoding triose-phosphate isomerase has product MTIKPLIAANWKMHKTPSEAESWTRALLKRALNSAKADIAICAPFTHLCGLRRVLGDSPVDSPVALGAQDLSRHGEGAYTGEVSAAMLVDLGVRYVIVGHSERREHHRETDELVNGKVKAALEHGLVPILCVGESLGQRENGDTETVVLGQLERGLEGALLEGHDLVVAYEPIWAIGTGKTAGAADAQEVCGAIRNKLAALYPERGTELRILYGGSVKPGNAAELLAQRDVNGGLVGGASLEIDSLLGILGAA; this is encoded by the coding sequence ATGACCATCAAACCCCTGATCGCCGCCAACTGGAAGATGCACAAGACGCCGAGCGAGGCCGAAAGCTGGACGCGGGCCTTGCTGAAGCGTGCTCTCAACAGCGCCAAGGCCGACATCGCCATCTGCGCGCCCTTTACCCATCTGTGCGGCCTGAGGCGCGTCTTGGGAGACAGCCCCGTAGACAGCCCCGTAGCCCTTGGCGCCCAGGACCTGAGCCGGCACGGCGAGGGCGCCTACACCGGCGAGGTCTCGGCGGCCATGCTGGTTGACCTCGGCGTGCGCTACGTCATCGTCGGCCACTCGGAGCGGCGCGAGCACCACCGCGAAACGGACGAGCTCGTGAACGGCAAGGTCAAGGCGGCGCTCGAGCACGGCCTCGTGCCCATCCTCTGCGTCGGGGAAAGCCTGGGGCAGCGCGAGAACGGCGACACCGAAACCGTGGTCTTGGGCCAGCTCGAGCGGGGCCTTGAAGGCGCTCTCTTAGAAGGTCACGACCTCGTCGTCGCCTACGAGCCCATCTGGGCCATCGGCACCGGCAAGACCGCCGGTGCCGCGGACGCCCAGGAGGTCTGCGGCGCCATCCGCAACAAGCTCGCGGCCCTCTACCCCGAACGGGGGACGGAGCTGCGCATCCTCTACGGCGGCTCGGTGAAGCCGGGCAACGCCGCCGAGCTTCTGGCGCAGAGGGATGTCAACGGCGGCCTCGTCGGCGGGGCCAGCTTGGAGATCGACTCGCTGCTCGGCATCCTCGGGGCGGCGTGA
- the lon gene encoding endopeptidase La, with amino-acid sequence MPDYDTATFDKLIPVCPVRGSILYPTMVMPVEAGRGISIRAINAALDRDRVILIVSQREKDLDEPSGHDLYSVGTVCNILRMKKNPDGSVQMLVQAFARAKVARYLDGDIIEAEVTPLEVPDGDALTIEASFRELKEKFANVVESGRMIQPEVAQFIMNLEDPGQFADYVAYNLDFRLEDKQAVLGAETVAERLRKVLILIDTEIELAETQRRIQREVKDEIDRNQREYFLREQIKALQRELSGSDDESDEIEMFRNKLDELGLIDAVMEEAERELNRLSRMHPDSAEASVIRTYLTWITELPWNSRSKDLLNLGNAAAVLEEDHYGLDKVKDRVLEYLAVRKLKAERAKKGDLPPEEVNRGPILLFAGPPGVGKTSIAKSIAKALGREYVRISLGGARDESDIRGHRRTYIGSMPGRIIQGLRTAGTKNPVFLLDEVDKLGSSYQGDPSSALLEVLDPAQNNSFVDHYMGVPFDLSEVLFIATANYEGNIPEPLLDRMEMIEFSSYIEQEKLEIARRYLMPRQIEENGLRPNQIAVSDAALAKLIGAYTREAGVRNLERTIGTLARKAARRIAEGEAKRVRIGENSLESYLGPERFSPESEGKENTVGVATGMYYTPVGGDIMFIEASVTPGKGGLVLTGHLGDVMKESARAALTYAKNNAARFGIPQEVLDNNEIHIHVPAGAVPKEGPSAGVAMATALISALTGVPVRKDVSSTGEITLRGRVLAIGGLKEKVLGARRAGIKHVLMPQKNNADLADVPNHLRRSLTFHPVENLDGALEVALVGGLGALETRAGESKAGKRRKSEGVPARA; translated from the coding sequence ATGCCCGACTACGACACCGCCACATTCGACAAGCTCATTCCCGTCTGTCCCGTCCGCGGGTCGATCCTCTACCCCACCATGGTCATGCCCGTCGAGGCGGGCCGCGGCATCTCGATCCGCGCCATCAACGCCGCCTTGGACCGCGACCGCGTCATCCTCATCGTGTCGCAGCGCGAGAAGGATCTCGACGAGCCGAGCGGCCACGACCTCTACAGCGTCGGCACCGTCTGCAACATCTTGCGCATGAAGAAAAACCCCGACGGCAGCGTGCAGATGCTGGTGCAGGCCTTCGCCCGCGCCAAGGTGGCGCGCTACTTGGACGGCGACATCATCGAGGCCGAGGTGACGCCCCTCGAGGTTCCCGACGGCGACGCCCTCACCATCGAGGCGTCGTTTCGCGAGCTCAAGGAGAAGTTTGCGAACGTCGTCGAGAGCGGCCGCATGATCCAGCCCGAGGTCGCCCAGTTCATCATGAACTTAGAAGACCCCGGCCAGTTCGCCGACTACGTCGCCTACAACTTGGACTTCAGGCTCGAGGACAAGCAGGCCGTCCTGGGCGCCGAGACCGTGGCCGAGCGGCTGCGCAAGGTCCTGATCCTGATCGACACCGAGATCGAGCTGGCCGAGACGCAGCGCCGCATCCAGCGCGAGGTCAAAGACGAGATCGACCGCAACCAGCGCGAGTACTTTCTGCGCGAGCAGATCAAGGCGCTGCAGCGCGAGCTCTCGGGGAGCGACGACGAGTCTGACGAGATCGAGATGTTCAGGAACAAGCTCGACGAGTTGGGGCTCATAGACGCCGTCATGGAGGAGGCCGAGCGCGAGCTCAACCGCCTCTCGCGCATGCACCCCGACTCCGCCGAGGCCTCGGTGATCCGCACCTACCTGACCTGGATCACCGAGCTGCCCTGGAACAGCCGCAGCAAGGACCTGCTCAACCTGGGCAACGCCGCGGCGGTCCTGGAAGAGGACCACTACGGCCTGGACAAGGTCAAGGACCGGGTCTTGGAGTACCTGGCGGTGCGCAAGCTCAAGGCCGAACGGGCCAAGAAGGGCGATCTGCCGCCCGAAGAGGTCAACCGCGGCCCCATCCTGCTCTTCGCCGGCCCTCCCGGCGTCGGCAAGACCTCGATCGCCAAGTCGATCGCCAAGGCTTTGGGCCGCGAGTACGTGCGCATCTCCTTGGGCGGCGCCCGCGACGAATCCGACATCCGCGGCCACCGCCGCACCTACATCGGCTCGATGCCGGGCCGCATCATCCAGGGCCTCAGGACGGCGGGCACCAAAAACCCGGTGTTCCTCTTAGACGAGGTCGACAAGCTGGGCTCGAGCTACCAGGGCGACCCCTCCTCGGCGCTGCTGGAGGTCTTGGACCCGGCCCAGAACAACTCCTTCGTCGACCACTACATGGGTGTTCCCTTCGACCTCTCCGAGGTGCTCTTCATCGCCACCGCCAACTACGAGGGCAATATCCCCGAGCCGCTGCTGGACCGCATGGAGATGATCGAGTTCAGCTCCTACATCGAGCAGGAAAAGCTCGAGATCGCCAGGCGCTACCTGATGCCCCGGCAGATCGAGGAGAACGGTTTGAGACCGAATCAGATCGCCGTCTCCGACGCGGCCTTGGCGAAGCTGATCGGCGCCTACACCCGCGAGGCGGGGGTGCGCAACCTTGAGCGCACCATCGGCACCTTGGCCCGCAAGGCGGCGCGCCGCATCGCCGAGGGCGAGGCCAAGCGGGTGCGCATCGGCGAGAACTCCCTGGAGAGCTACCTGGGCCCCGAGCGCTTCAGCCCCGAGTCCGAAGGCAAGGAGAACACGGTGGGCGTGGCGACCGGCATGTACTACACCCCCGTCGGCGGCGACATCATGTTCATCGAGGCCTCGGTGACGCCCGGCAAGGGCGGCCTGGTTCTGACCGGTCATCTGGGCGACGTGATGAAGGAGTCGGCGCGGGCCGCCTTGACCTACGCCAAGAACAACGCGGCGCGCTTCGGCATCCCACAGGAGGTGCTCGACAACAACGAGATCCACATCCACGTTCCCGCCGGGGCCGTGCCCAAGGAAGGCCCCAGCGCCGGCGTGGCGATGGCGACCGCCCTCATCAGCGCGCTCACCGGCGTGCCGGTGCGCAAGGACGTGTCGAGCACCGGCGAGATCACCCTGCGCGGCCGGGTCCTAGCGATCGGCGGGCTCAAGGAGAAGGTCTTGGGCGCGCGCCGGGCCGGCATCAAGCACGTGCTCATGCCGCAGAAGAATAACGCCGATCTGGCCGATGTCCCCAACCACCTGCGCCGCAGCCTCACCTTCCACCCAGTCGAAAATTTGGACGGCGCCCTGGAAGTCGCCCTGGTCGGCGGGCTGGGGGCGCTCGAGACCCGGGCCGGTGAGTCCAAAGCGGGCAAGCGCCGCAAGTCGGAGGGCGTGCCGGCGCGGGCCTGA
- a CDS encoding arginine--tRNA ligase — MEGRALELKTQLTRSLRAVCRDLGAEVDMIIQDIVIHEVPPGKPGDYGTPLAFSLAKALRRNPASLAREVVARLSLPPLVVRAEAVGPYINFHLDGPAFVKAVVETETALPAKGKKVILEHTSINPNKEAHVGHLRNIVLGDACARILKAAGYEVEVQNYIDDTGRQAAESIFAMTYFGEQYDGSKKYDHWLGELYVRLNRAKETDAERIERGVSEVMHRLERGELRGQVEDVVRALLETCYRLGAEYDLLVWESDIVKSGFLAQALAVLENSDYVFRPSEGKFAGALVMDVSSFIPGLEEPLVVLVRSDGNAMYVAKDIGTQFWKVGLFEGLEFVPFDTQPSGKVLYSSAQEGEEQPNGRRFAHGDEVINVIDARQSHPQTIVKTALALTDSGKGFDSSHHLAYEVVTLEGQAMSGRRGLTLSLDAVMDEAVRRARAVIEEKNPGLGAIAEVAQGVGIGALRFGMLRSEARRIIDFRWEQALSLQGDSAPYVQYAHARACSILRAAAAAGVGEADADWAQLGALELGLAKHIAALPEVVERAAAELAPHLVAQYALELATAWNGYYNHKDEAGRPDSQVVKAAPGLREARLALVRRTKRALAYSLGLLGVAAPEEM; from the coding sequence ATGGAAGGCCGAGCTCTAGAACTCAAGACCCAACTCACCCGGTCGCTCAGGGCGGTCTGCCGCGACCTGGGCGCCGAGGTGGACATGATAATTCAGGACATCGTCATCCACGAGGTGCCCCCCGGCAAGCCCGGCGACTACGGCACGCCGCTGGCCTTCAGCCTCGCCAAGGCCTTGCGCCGGAACCCGGCGAGCCTGGCTCGAGAGGTGGTCGCGCGCCTCAGCCTGCCCCCGCTCGTCGTGCGCGCCGAGGCGGTCGGCCCCTACATCAACTTCCATCTGGACGGGCCGGCCTTTGTCAAGGCCGTGGTTGAAACCGAGACGGCGCTGCCCGCCAAGGGCAAAAAGGTCATCCTCGAGCACACCTCGATCAACCCCAACAAGGAAGCCCACGTCGGCCACCTCCGCAACATCGTTCTGGGTGACGCCTGCGCGCGCATCCTAAAGGCGGCCGGCTATGAGGTCGAGGTGCAGAACTATATCGACGACACCGGCCGCCAGGCGGCGGAGTCGATCTTCGCGATGACCTACTTTGGCGAGCAGTACGATGGCTCCAAAAAGTACGACCACTGGCTGGGCGAGCTCTACGTCAGGCTCAACCGGGCCAAGGAGACGGACGCCGAGCGAATCGAGCGCGGCGTGTCCGAGGTGATGCACCGGCTCGAGCGCGGCGAGCTGCGCGGCCAGGTCGAGGACGTTGTCCGCGCCCTGCTCGAGACCTGCTACCGGCTCGGCGCCGAGTACGATCTGCTCGTCTGGGAGTCCGACATCGTCAAGAGCGGCTTCCTGGCGCAGGCCTTGGCCGTCCTTGAGAACAGCGACTACGTGTTCCGGCCGAGCGAGGGCAAGTTCGCGGGCGCCCTGGTGATGGACGTGTCCTCGTTCATCCCCGGCCTCGAGGAGCCGCTGGTGGTGTTGGTGCGCAGTGACGGCAACGCCATGTACGTCGCCAAGGACATCGGCACCCAGTTCTGGAAGGTGGGCCTCTTCGAGGGGCTCGAGTTCGTCCCCTTCGACACCCAGCCCTCAGGCAAGGTCCTCTACTCGAGCGCGCAGGAGGGCGAGGAGCAGCCGAACGGCCGCCGCTTCGCCCACGGCGACGAGGTCATCAACGTCATCGACGCGCGCCAGTCGCACCCGCAGACCATCGTCAAGACTGCCCTGGCCTTGACCGACAGTGGCAAGGGTTTCGACTCCTCGCACCACCTCGCCTACGAGGTCGTCACCTTGGAGGGCCAGGCGATGAGCGGCAGGAGGGGCCTCACCCTCTCGCTCGACGCGGTGATGGACGAGGCGGTGCGGCGCGCTCGCGCGGTCATCGAGGAGAAGAACCCGGGCCTCGGCGCCATCGCCGAGGTGGCCCAGGGCGTCGGCATCGGCGCCTTGCGCTTCGGCATGCTTAGAAGCGAGGCGCGGCGCATCATCGACTTTCGCTGGGAGCAGGCCTTGTCGCTCCAGGGCGACTCCGCGCCCTACGTGCAGTACGCCCACGCTAGAGCCTGCAGCATCCTGCGCGCCGCCGCGGCTGCCGGCGTGGGCGAAGCGGACGCCGACTGGGCGCAATTGGGCGCGCTCGAGCTCGGCCTGGCCAAGCACATCGCCGCCCTGCCCGAGGTCGTCGAGCGGGCGGCGGCGGAGCTGGCGCCGCACCTCGTCGCCCAGTACGCGCTCGAGCTAGCGACCGCCTGGAACGGCTACTACAACCACAAGGACGAAGCCGG